Part of the Planococcus plakortidis genome is shown below.
ATGTCTTCTTTCACTTGGTCGGCAAGTTCACGTGTCGGGGTCAGGACGAGTGCCTGGGGCTTGTTTTCCTCCCAATCGACGAGTTCACACAATGGAATGCCGAATGCGGCCGTCTTGCCGCTGCCGGTTTGTGATTTGACGGTCAAGTCGTATTTTTCAAGAGCGGCCGGGATGACTTGCTGCTGCACTTCCGTCGCTTGCCGGTAGCCCAGGCCTTCCAGCGCTTTTGCGATCGACTCGCTGATGCCGTAAGCTTTAAATTGGTTCGTGTCCATAAGTTCTCCTTCTCCGTTCATCTGTCTTATCTTTTCATTATGGCACGGATCGGGCGGTTTTGCAGTTGAGCGATTATTGGCATTATTGGTCGAGCAGGCTGACGGAGACTTTCACATCGAGCGACTGGCTGCCGCCGCGGTAAACGCCTTGCACCGGGCTGACATCGTTGTAGTCGCGGCCGACACCGACGCGGATATGATTTTCGAGCGCCTCGACATTATTCGTCGGATCGAGCCCGACCCAGCCGATGCCCGGCACCATGAACTCCACCCACGCGTGGCTTGCCGCATCGCCGACAAGCGCGGAATCTTCCCCTACATACAAATAGCCACTGACATAACGTGCCGGGATGTGCTTGTTGCGCAAGATGCCGAGCATAACGTGCGTAATGTCCTGGCACACGCCTTTTTTCAAATCGAACGATTCACTCGCCTTCGTCGTGACAGTCGTCGAATCGCCGTCATAGGTGAAATGGTCGAATACGTACTCAGTCACATCGATTGCGTATTGCACCGGATTGGTCATCGCCCCGAGCTCCCTGTCGACCAATTCCATCTGTTCCGGCGTGATGTACGTATAAGCGGTATTGCTCAAGTACGCCAAGTAATGTTCTTTAAACAATTGGGAATGGAAAATGACGTTCATTTCCGGCGAGTAATCGATGCGATGGATGAACGGGCTTTTCTGGATGCTGACGATGGACGTCGATTTCACTTCCAGGTGCTGGTGATGTTCCGCAATGAAAAACGTCTCGACATTATTGCCAAAAATATCGACATGTTCTTTCGTCAATGTCGCGGGCGTGATATCCGCACGGTAGGACAGGAGGCGCTGGCATTCATCCGTCCGTGGTTTCAGGCGGATGGTATTCATGCTTTGGTCGACAATTGTT
Proteins encoded:
- a CDS encoding transglutaminase family protein — protein: MKYKIEHTNIFDYETIVDQSMNTIRLKPRTDECQRLLSYRADITPATLTKEHVDIFGNNVETFFIAEHHQHLEVKSTSIVSIQKSPFIHRIDYSPEMNVIFHSQLFKEHYLAYLSNTAYTYITPEQMELVDRELGAMTNPVQYAIDVTEYVFDHFTYDGDSTTVTTKASESFDLKKGVCQDITHVMLGILRNKHIPARYVSGYLYVGEDSALVGDAASHAWVEFMVPGIGWVGLDPTNNVEALENHIRVGVGRDYNDVSPVQGVYRGGSQSLDVKVSVSLLDQ